The window TGAAAGTACCAAAGCTGCTTATGTTTGGGAATGAACAAAGCCTTGTGTCTGTTTACAATAAATGAAGTATGACGTATAAAATATAATACCGTGTTGCATATGTTTAGCAGGTAAAAATGCAAGGACAGGGTGAAAGTAGTAATATCGATAGCCCTATGCTAGACCTTTTTCGCCGAGAGATATGGAGCAAGATTCCTCATCTTGAGGAAAAGCAAGGCGAAGCAGCGGTTATCAACGCAACACCTCTGATCGACATTACAGATGATTTGAAGGAGTGTGCAAGAATTGAGTATGGTCTAGATCTTGCTGATAAAGAGATGCGAGTATTTGGCAAGTTTGATTCAAACTTGCTGACAGGCTCCATCAAAGTAAGACCTGCGGTTCAGATAATCTATGATGCTATCGCAACAGGGAAGCTTAGGTGTGGGCAGACCATATTCGAAGCAACCTCCGGTAACTTTGGGATCGCATTGGGCCAGATGGCAAGACTCGGTTTAGATGTGGTTGCGCTTGTCTCTAGGAAACTTCAAGAAGGCGTGTTCGAGGATTTGAGAAAGGAGGGGGTACGTATCATCAATTTGGATATGGACATATGCCCCGCCCCAGGGATGAAGATGAATGCCAACCTTTTGGCTGCTAAAGCCATTGCTTCGAACATTCGTTCACAACTCACCCAGTTGGGGTTTGATCCCGCAATTTTCGATAAATCACGCTCTGAGATAGAGGAATTCCTTTCAGCTCAGGATATAATAAACTTGGCAAAGTTTCTCGCGAAGATCTATGGAGGTTTCTGCCCAGAACAGTACGACAATGAGCTTAACATCGAGGTGCATAGAACTGTGACTGCAAGAGAGTTGGATCAGCAGTTACAGGAACTAGGCCACTCGCTCGGTGAATTCAAGATAATCTGTACCTTTGGCACTGGCGGCACTTCAGGCGGTTTGAGCAGATACACGATGGAGAAATTTGGAAGGAAGCTGGTGCATGTTGTCTTTCCACTAGGTGATCAAGATGTTGCAGGGATACGGACGAAAGGTAAGGCTTTGGGCTTGAAGTTCTACGAGCCGGAAAGGTATGCGGGGCAGCATGAAGT is drawn from Nitrososphaerales archaeon and contains these coding sequences:
- a CDS encoding pyridoxal-phosphate dependent enzyme, with product MQGQGESSNIDSPMLDLFRREIWSKIPHLEEKQGEAAVINATPLIDITDDLKECARIEYGLDLADKEMRVFGKFDSNLLTGSIKVRPAVQIIYDAIATGKLRCGQTIFEATSGNFGIALGQMARLGLDVVALVSRKLQEGVFEDLRKEGVRIINLDMDICPAPGMKMNANLLAAKAIASNIRSQLTQLGFDPAIFDKSRSEIEEFLSAQDIINLAKFLAKIYGGFCPEQYDNELNIEVHRTVTARELDQQLQELGHSLGEFKIICTFGTGGTSGGLSRYTMEKFGRKLVHVVFPLGDQDVAGIRTKGKALGLKFYEPERYAGQHEVDFGQAKRLLKFFVDKWYDIGESSALALYGVLQMANFGGGGKFVVIIADGIQKYRKNIETIKERENRLQVTLEEAVSNIGNYSGVFWIHTMYAPREEGIKLIADSLGCDESMISVPKARAVEELLATQEIPKEMEKALGRTNGKSLLVCMVGNTSFRVAQVLAEKGIKAESLIGGISTLSESRGKQISELVRIATE